The following proteins are encoded in a genomic region of Bacillales bacterium:
- a CDS encoding carbohydrate kinase family protein: MNPVGIIGNYNVDTVIGKVKEAPHWDAEIEAESFETRVAGTAGYMAIALHALGVKANIISSIGNDDQGKFLIRELETRGLATEGIVCVENTITPNGFVIVHENGSRAIVSVSGAHDAFGLSIYHAKKELLDVCDDVVICGTYLLPKFSPIEAVVVAKEQQSLGKRVYFDPSWDPSGWTEKRKSQTFHLLQFVDVFMPNETEICHLTNTSEWQKGLDIVKKYCGEVVVKLGANGAAVMKDGELIQVPPSHETDVVDTTGAGDIFDMGYLFARRQEKPLSNCLRFANEVSATVISSHNRKEGFRQLTKLKINN; the protein is encoded by the coding sequence ATGAACCCTGTTGGTATTATTGGGAATTATAACGTGGATACGGTCATTGGAAAAGTGAAAGAAGCCCCTCACTGGGATGCCGAAATCGAGGCCGAAAGCTTTGAAACGAGAGTCGCCGGAACGGCAGGTTACATGGCAATTGCCTTGCATGCCCTTGGCGTGAAGGCCAACATCATTTCAAGCATCGGAAACGATGATCAAGGGAAGTTTCTCATTCGTGAATTAGAAACAAGGGGACTTGCAACGGAAGGTATTGTATGTGTGGAAAACACCATAACGCCTAACGGCTTCGTTATCGTACATGAAAATGGCTCAAGGGCGATAGTTTCTGTTTCCGGGGCTCATGATGCGTTCGGTTTGTCTATTTATCATGCCAAAAAAGAACTTCTCGATGTCTGTGATGACGTTGTGATTTGTGGGACGTATTTGCTGCCGAAATTTTCACCAATCGAGGCTGTCGTAGTCGCGAAAGAACAACAATCGCTTGGAAAACGCGTCTACTTTGATCCAAGCTGGGATCCATCTGGATGGACTGAGAAAAGAAAATCGCAGACCTTTCATCTGCTTCAATTTGTCGATGTCTTCATGCCGAATGAAACAGAAATTTGTCATTTGACGAATACATCGGAATGGCAAAAAGGACTGGATATCGTTAAAAAGTATTGTGGGGAAGTTGTGGTGAAACTTGGCGCAAATGGCGCTGCTGTTATGAAGGACGGTGAACTCATTCAAGTCCCCCCAAGTCACGAAACAGACGTCGTCGATACTACTGGAGCAGGAGATATCTTTGATATGGGATATTTATTCGCAAGAAGACAAGAGAAGCCTTTGTCAAATTGCCTCCGTTTCGCTAACGAAGTGAGCGCAACAGTGATTTCTTCGCACAATAGGAAGGAAGGCTTCAGACAACTCACCAAATTGAAAATCAACAATTAA
- a CDS encoding carbohydrate ABC transporter permease — MKKLKTGISVVFILFWTLAPIYWALRTSLLSNKALTTLPPKYLPIPLSLQHYQQLLGFDKQSSLWVQFKGAMVNTSISCLGSTVVVVIVSILAGYAFARIPFKGRNIIFSMILITMALPAYAVMIPLYKVMISIGLIDTQVGITLIYVSAFAPLAVWLMRSYFATIPKELEEAATVDGATKLRALWTILPIALPGVVAVAILTFLNAWSQFLIPLVFAPSETKPLTVLITEFVGRTSINYGLMTAAGVITMIPPILIVIFLNKYLVSGLTTAAVKQ, encoded by the coding sequence ATTGGCCCCCATATATTGGGCACTCCGTACAAGCCTGTTATCCAATAAAGCTTTAACGACCTTGCCGCCAAAGTATTTGCCTATTCCGTTAAGTTTGCAACACTACCAACAACTTTTAGGCTTCGATAAACAGTCGTCGTTATGGGTTCAGTTCAAAGGGGCAATGGTCAACACATCAATTAGTTGTCTTGGTTCTACCGTCGTCGTGGTGATCGTTTCAATTTTAGCTGGATATGCTTTTGCGAGAATACCCTTCAAAGGGCGAAACATCATTTTTAGTATGATTTTAATCACCATGGCCTTGCCAGCCTATGCAGTCATGATTCCGTTGTATAAAGTCATGATAAGTATTGGCTTGATCGATACGCAAGTGGGCATTACGTTAATCTACGTTTCCGCTTTTGCACCGTTAGCCGTATGGTTAATGAGAAGTTATTTTGCAACGATCCCGAAAGAGTTGGAAGAAGCCGCTACGGTTGACGGTGCGACAAAACTCAGGGCTTTATGGACGATTTTGCCTATTGCTCTACCTGGTGTGGTCGCCGTTGCGATTTTGACCTTCTTAAATGCATGGAGCCAATTCTTGATTCCACTGGTGTTTGCTCCTTCGGAAACAAAACCTTTAACGGTACTGATCACCGAATTTGTTGGCCGAACATCGATTAATTACGGATTAATGACCGCCGCTGGTGTGATCACGATGATCCCACCGATTTTGATCGTTATTTTTCTCAACAAATATTTAGTTTCCGGCTTAACGACTGCCGCTGTTAAACAATAA